Genomic DNA from Candidatus Komeilibacteria bacterium CG_4_10_14_0_2_um_filter_37_10:
CCATACTTTTGATAAATCGTTAAACGTGCTGATTGTAAATAAGGACCATTGTTGCCAATTTCCGATAATGTGTGGTCATCTTTTGTTATTGGTCCTTGATCATAATGTAGATGAAAACTATTTAAAGTATTAATAATATCAATGATTGAATCTGCTACGAGCCGTTGACGATCAGTATCTTCAATTCGCAGGATAAATTGGCCATTTGTTTTCTTTGCTAAGGCATAATTATAAAGTGCCGTACGTAAACCACCAATGTGCATATAGCCAGTTGGTGAGGGTGCAAACCGCGTAATAATCGGTTGACTTTTCATAAATAATGATCTAATTTTTTGCCCAATAGTCATATTTAATAAATAAATAAGAAAATTTAATTAGCGCTGAATAAATTCTTTGATACCTGCGTGGCTGTCGTACTAAACGGTAAAACCACTCTAGACCACAGAAACGAATTAAATATGGCGCGCGTAATTTAGGATTAGCCAAAAAATCGAACGAACCGCCAACACCAATTGCAACTTTGACCGATGATAATTTATCCAAATAATTAGCAATGAACTTTTGCGCTTGGGGAGCATTGTAACCAACTAATAACAAGTCAGGTTGCAGCTGATTTATTCGTCCTATGATTTCATTAAGCTCAAGAATATTCATTTGTTCAATATTGGTAAAACCATGATCGCAGCCCACTATGTTAGCTTGGGAATTAATTGCCAGTATTTTTCTCTTAGCTTCATAAGCAATACCCTCACGAGCGCCGAGCAAATAAACTCGATAGTTATTAATGCGCGAGTCTTTGATTAAATAACTAATTAAATCAATACCAGTGATACGACAAATTTTTGCACCCTTGAGCCGCGCTGCTAATACAACACCCGTCCCATCAGCGGTATTATAAGTACAATTATTTAATATTTGTTTAAAAATAGAATCTTGCCAGGCAGTAACAAGAAATTCCGGATTAACTGTGGCAATTTGATGTTGTTTGGTGCTTACTAGAAGTTCAAAAAAATTATTCATCAATTGATTAAATTTTAAATCATCTATTCTAACACCTAGTATTTTAATACTCATGATTAATAAATTAGTAATGAATGTTTCTACATTTTGCCACAATCATCAGCTGAACAGCCAAAATATTTCGAAATTAAAGGCTCACTGTTTAGATTTTAGCAGTTTTTCTTAGATTTAGCAATATTTTGTGCTATAATAGAATAATGATTGAAGCCATTCTTAAGCAAATTAAAAATGGTGGTTATCAATGCACTTTGTGTCATCACAATTGTTTTTTAAAAAATGGACAAACTGGTCTTTGTCGTACCAGAAAAATGATTAATAATCAACTAATGGTTTTGAATTATAATCAAATAGTTGCTTTACAAGTTGATCCGATAGAAAAAAAGCCATTGTATCATTTTTTACCTGGTTCCCAGACTCTATCTTTAGCTTGTTGGGGTTGTAATTTTAAGTGTTTGAACTGCCAAAATTTCAATTTGTCGCAGGAAGAAGAGTCAGTCACCGATCAAGCTATTGATGTTAATGAAGTAATTAACAGGGCAAAACAACTAGGGTGTTTATCAATTGCTTATACTTATACCGAACCAACAATTTTTCTCGAAACTGCTTTACCAATTATGCAAGCGGCTAAGAAAAATGGTTTATTTAACATTTGGGTGAGCAATGGTTTTTTTCTGAACAATGTTGGCAATTAATTAAACCATATTTGGATGCTATCAATATTGATCTAAAGTTTGGTACTGATTATCAATATCAAAAAATTTGCCACGGTCGCTATCAACCAGTATGGAACAATATTGTCCAAGTAAATAACTCACCGGTTCATTCAGAAATTACCAATTTAATTATCCCGGGAATTAACGATGATCAAAAATCTTTTTTGACGTTGGTTAAAAAAATTTATCAGCTTAATAAATTTATCCCCGTACATTTGAGTAAATATTTTCCCGTGGAACCAAATCTCCTATCAGTAGTAACTTCTGATAAGCAATTAATAAATTTTTATCAGCAAGCCAGAAAGATTGGAT
This window encodes:
- a CDS encoding glycosyltransferase; its protein translation is MSIKILGVRIDDLKFNQLMNNFFELLVSTKQHQIATVNPEFLVTAWQDSIFKQILNNCTYNTADGTGVVLAARLKGAKICRITGIDLISYLIKDSRINNYRVYLLGAREGIAYEAKRKILAINSQANIVGCDHGFTNIEQMNILELNEIIGRINQLQPDLLLVGYNAPQAQKFIANYLDKLSSVKVAIGVGGSFDFLANPKLRAPYLIRFCGLEWFYRLVRQPRRYQRIYSALIKFSYLFIKYDYWAKN